The Arachis ipaensis cultivar K30076 chromosome B07, Araip1.1, whole genome shotgun sequence genome includes a window with the following:
- the LOC107606843 gene encoding uncharacterized protein LOC107606843, translated as MEGEDSLALVHCSGKIQKSKRHGVKFTDREPLSVFIRSSNTLAKIKQSILRKLGTCGTKWVKKLFYKIPIDVVSTGVRYETFVIGSDEDLQVLFHCRRSFPEVRITELFAKLEDSVDSSGASAPNPQSTPAGGAPTSMPVVAVAVPNAEPERAGAVHAYIGHVIPDFECDAGPDRVENALFDDDLDVEPVDIGGDSDDDIPRGGRSAHGGSGSATQEYPPHLSSLNLEVVGQQQNVDATFDGQGMHDGTPMTEFQIGQSFQSKEEAVLSVKDYSIRRRFEYKVMESDNLKYQGR; from the coding sequence ATGGAGGGGGAGGATAGTTTGGCTCTGGTTCACTGCTCTGGAAAAATTCAAAAGAGCAAAAGGCACGGTGTAAAATTCACAGATAGAGAACCACTTAGTGTTTTTATCCGATCGTCGAATACGTTGGCCAAGATTAAGCAAAGCATATTACGAAAGCTCGGTACATGTGGGACGAAGtgggtaaaaaaattattttacaagaTTCCCATTGACGTTGTCTCAACTGGTGTGCGATATGAGACCTTCGTGATCGGGTCGGATGAAGACTTGCAGGTCTTGTTTCACTGCAGGCGCAGTTTTCCGGAGGTGAGGATAACTGAGCTGTTTGCGAAGTTGGAAGATAGTGTGGATAGCTCGGGAGCATCGGCACCTAATCCTCAGTCGACCCCAGCTGGTGGTGCACCAACATCGATGCCTGTGGTAGCAGTGGCCGTTCCGAATGCGGAGCCCGAACGTGCTGGGGCTGTTCATGCATATATTGGTCATGTTATTCCTGATTTTGAATGCGATGCCGGACCGGATCGAGTTGAGAATGCACTGTTTGACGATGATTTAGATGTGGAGCCTGTCGATATTGGTGGGGATAGTGATGATGATATTCCAAGAGGTGGACGTTCAGCCCATGGAGGTTCCGGTTCTGCAACACAAGAGTACCCTCCCCACCTCTCTTCTTTGAACTTGGAAGTCGTCGGCCAACAGCAGAATGTAGATGCAACATTCGATGGGCAGGGCATGCATGATGGGACACCTATGACTGAATTTCAGATTGGCCAATCTTTCCAGAGTAAAGAGGAAGCCGTGTTGAGTGTAAAAGATTACAGTATTCGGCGTAGATTTGAGTACAAGGTTATGGAGTCCGACAATCTGAAATACcaaggaagatga